TGAAAATACTATCTAAGCAGACCCAAAGCCACatccacacacgcacacaattGCAAGGCTCAGAGTCGACTCAGGAAACGCGTGTCTGAGTAAATCAGGCCACCATCTTTGGCCATGGGTGGTAAAGCGAGCAATGACATAAGAAAAGCGCCCCCACCTGTTCCGTACATGTGGTACTTGAACTGCAGACAGTAACCGGCAGGACTGGCACTCTGTGTCGGTGTGCGCAGGCGCGCGGCGTCACCCTGGGTACGGGAGCCAGACGTCTCGATGAACATGTAGTGACCTTGAGTTCGAAAGAAACAGAGAAAAAAACCTTATGTTTCAAATCGCATGTGGCGTATTCTTTAGGcctaggtcccatttccaaatgGGGACCCTGCCGGGATGTTTTATTGAttatggaaacgaaaaataaaagtgtttaccaaggaatatgcacaaattatgctcatgactaattttgtttacgttctgtgtgttttgttgcctttcatatcatatcattcgtttccgaaagctacccgaccGGGCCctgggttgggaattgggacctaggccttaggccttggtcacattttcaaaccgagGCCCGGTccggcagctttcgggagcgaaaagaatagtataaaatacacaagatgtcaaaataggattcgtgggcatgatttgtgtacatttctagGTACACATTCTAATTTgacgtttctttaaacatcccggtcgggccatggtttgaaaatgtgacctaagcctttcCCAGGCCAGTCAAGTATCGTCCTGGGAAAGACAGTAATGGCAATAAGGACAGACTTTTGTTAAGTCATTATCAGAATTGATGACCGAGTAATCTTTGATCGTACAACTAGCTAGTTTGCATGTTGAGTTAAGTAATAGTAAACTGATTTACCCACCTGACCCGGAGACGTCAGTGGTGGGCCCGGTGGAGCTGGAAGGAGTGGTGCCGGTCTGACGGGTCCAGTCGAACTGGTCATCTCCGTCCTGGGTAAAGCCACACAGGTCCGCGTCAAAGCTACAGCTGAAGGCCGTAGGGACTGGAAAAACACGAAGAAGTCCGTCCTTattcaaacatcattttcatttattcatattcatatattcatttCAGAAGCAACCATGAAATTTAAATGTATTTAAAAGTAACTAGTTGTATCCTGTCAGCTAGTGTGTCTGCGTTTTTGTTCATTCTCAATCACCTTATTCCAGTTTTAGACAAATAGTCATACCCTTGGTTGAAGTCAGTTTCAATAGAAATGGtgtgtgtaaaaatgtgtacctgacttctattggagaggtaaaagaaaagactacctttaccttctgtctgtattaTAATCTATtaaagttactaacttgagtgcagtactagtgccacattgtccccgtctgtatagacaagcaaaaaaaaaagtggtgtgacAGTTCCTAAATGTAGGAATCTAATGAGCGTGGTGATATGTCCTGCACCCACCGGTGGTGTACTGGATAACATAGCCCTGTCCGTTGACCGAGGCGTCGGAAACAAACTCGATCATGAGGCGGTCTCCCGAGGACGTGATGGGAGCGGGGCGGGTCGAGCCGCACATGGAGGCCAGCACAGGGGACGACGTGTCCTCGCCATCGTAAACCTGAAAAATGAATAACACATACATTATGTCAAAAGATGCGTCCGTTTTTTAAGTTGTCCGTCCTGCGTTTATATGCCGAGGGATAGCTTGACACGGGCTTAGGTTATCCATCTATTCTGGCATTTGATAACACACATTAGAAATAAGTGTGGAATCGTGATGTGTGCATGTCCTGTTGTATACGGTTTATTTAATTTTACTTGAATGAAACATGAGTAATACAGTCTAACCCTCATGACGTCATATCCGCACGACGTGTGGCTCTCGACGTCGAACGTCTGGAAGCTAATAGTGACGGTGCTGCCGGCGGTGGCGTTGACCAGGTAACGGCAGGTCGCTGCGTCCAGGTAGTTCCCGGGGTACATGGGGGAGGTGATCTCGCCGAAAGCACCGCCGAAGTAGTACTGCCCGCAGTCGGGGTGGATGCCAACTATGAATCAAAGGAAAGCAAATTATACATGTTGTAAGCGTGGAAAACCTTTGCATAGTTCATATTTTACAATATGAAAAGTGATTATTAGACAAAACTAGACTAGCGCTAGCGACCATTACAtagttatacatatatatatatatatatactcagcCCATCCTCAGTGCTGATGATACACATAAATGGTTTGATTCTTTGCTCTATGACATCTATGCTTTCCTCTTCAGATGTAAAATATATTATGGCTACCTTGACAGGGCCAGGGACAGTCTTGTGTTTCCACGCTGTGTCCGGTACAGCCGTTCGGGTCGGAGCAGAAGCGCTGGCGGGTCTTGGTGCAGGTGTCGTCACACGGGCTCCACTCGGTCCAGTCACTCCAGCCGACAGGCATGTCTGGGAAGAGAGACGTAAAAGGCAAGAACATATGCCCTCCTATACAATATGATGTGTACATACTGTTCTTAGCCGAATTTCTATAGAAAGAATACGAGCACTAATTTGGCAAAGTTTTCACTTTGCTGTTACAGGCGAGAGCAGAATTGAATGGTCAAAAACGTCGAGGTCTTTCACTGTCCTGACCATCTCTCTCAATGGGATCTGCCTAGGTCTTACCATTTGTTTTGCTCCATGCCATAtcccagtttttaaaaaaaacgcatGCAAATCCCGTTTGAAAACATCTCTACTCACGGCAACTGTACAGAGTGTTGAGCTTGGCCACGTCGGTGTCGCTGaagcctgacctctgacccagaGACGGCGCGCCGCTGACGCGCGCCACGATGGTGGGGCTTCCGTTGGAGCTGAAGGCCGTGGCGCTGTAGTGCATCACGGAACCGTAGTCATAGTCCACACCCAGCCCCGACACGTCAACCTCCGAGTACCTGTTGAAGTTGTGCTCCTTACCTGGACAACGCCAATGCATTATTATGTTAAGACATGCCGTGCAATACCAAGTGACACCAACTAATATGAACTTTCTTTTTTATCATGTGCGACGAAGAAGCTGCGGTGTAAAGAAATGTAGTTTCCTGGAGTAAGGAACGACTTGTCTTCCTGAGTGAAGTGtagtttcctgcattttgagtgCCTTTAATCTTCCTGAAAGAAATGTAGTTTCTTGGAGTTTGAGTGCCTTACCTTCCTGAATGTTCTCCCACTGGATGATGACCCAGTCGTCCCTGTCGAAGCGGGACTGCTCGTGCCAGAAGCCGGCGGCGTGCATGAACTCGTGGATGGCGATGCCTATGTAGACACAACCGTTCCCGAGGGACAGGTCCTGCCGACCGCCCTGCACACCCACGTAAGACCAGCATCTGGAAAAAATGTTGAACATTATAATATATAGATAgtctccttcggtcaatatatttgaccatggtaaaatcctaattgatatcagacCTCAGCTTCGAATATGACtaaacagtccagaatggcagcTGCAGTCTCTGAAAGCTGACCCAGGTCTGTTCCAAAGTTCTTTTCTGAGGATCCGCTTTTTTCTGCCATGCGCATCGGTCTGGTTTCTCCCAATTTTAGCTGCCAGGATAGTGTCAGTCTCCAGATGGATCTGCCATTTGCAAGTTTCTGCCAGTATTCTGTGTTAACGTTAATGTTTATGTCCCTCTTTGGACAGTATACAATTTGTTTTCCGTGTGCATCATATACTCTGTGACCGTTATAACACTTATTGCACGAACCCACGACGCGCCAAGAGCCGGAGCAAAGACTTGCTCAACCGCTCCATAATTGATACTAAACCACACGATAATACGTTGTAAGTGCCACCAGATGGAGAGATCGAGATAAACCCTTACCCTGATCCCTTCTGGACGTAGAGATAGTCTGTCTCAGTAGTTCTCGGGACGAAGGAGATGCAGGTGCGGACCTCGTACTCATTCATTGCCTGCTGGATCACAGACTGTTCAGAACTCGCTGTAAAAAATATCATTCATAAATATCTATTAGGAAAAACTTTCTGACAGTCTGACAGTAGAAAGATGATTGGCCATGTCATGAAGGTCATGTTACATGTCATGTCATATGTGAAGATGATAAAGGAGAAtatgataaagaaaaataataagCCATACGGTCGGAAAGGGTAAAAGAATATAAGTGCTTTCTATGTAGTTTTATTAACCAGAtataaaaaccacaaacatcaGTGTGGTTATATTGTGTTTTTAAACGCGACTCTTCTGTCGATGTTATGTCACTTGCAGGGCTATGGCTACAACAGAATGCTACATGGCGCCATATTTacgagatatacatgtatctaaggAGAACAGTCTGTCTTATTTACGTAAAGTAGCTCTGAAACTGTCTTACAAAAATCTCCAGCTTTGAGCTCGTAGGGGATGACCCTGGATGCCCAGACCTTGGAAACATCACGGATTCCGTTCCTAGAAGTCTGCGAAAGAACAGAGGAAAATCTGATATGCTTCCTGATACGCTTAGTGACCAATAGATTTTCTCGATCTAGTGACTTTCAATCAGTCCCGACAGTTACTCACAACACTGTAAAGTAACTAAGGCTGTTTTTACGGATAGAAATCTCATAAGATGGTCGATCGCTGGTCAAGATAGGTCGTGATATATCTATGCATGCTTACCGCAGTTTGTGGGATGTCACCCTCAAACATGTTCGTatctgaagagaaaaaaaatcatttgtttaacaaaaataaaggactttCACTACATGAATGCTTCATAATGTTTCAAAGAGGATATTCAACATGTTTGGATTACAAAACTAAGAAAATTGACGAAGTTTTCATCCTCCCTGAGAATGCTAAGTTTTAGGCACTTTTAGTCCATAATACGCTCGTAGCTAGACTTTTCCCGTGTGTCATGCAAAGGCCGTCACCAGCCAATCGGATTACAACTTTGTGAACCTTTTAACGTAATAAAATCTCCCAAACCCACCACTGTTGGCTGATAGAATCTTGTCCATCACGGTTTCCTCTGTAGAAAAAGCAACAATGGGAAAAGATGTCATATGTTGTAAGATTCTTTCTACTTCCAATTTTTCGTACTCCAGGCTAGCCTAGCCGGGTGAAGTATATAACGTGGTTCACAGaattacatttgtaaatgtacaataagtgcTTGCTATGTATGTAGGAGTTAAAGTTTCTATGTCGCAGGCATTTTCATAACCTTCACCTTTACTAAGTAAGCACCTCTTACGGCACAGACACTCTTCATACGCCCACTTTAGAACAGAGCGACGGCTACGATTTGTAACATGAGAACCGACGCTGCTGTCACAGATGGTAAAGAGTGGTCCTGTCGGATGATTTTACAACCATGGCATgtaatagatgttataaaacAGTAAAACTTGAAACCCGGAGATTGTAGTTCCTTATtatataatctatgctaaaCAGCTACTCTTGTATGAATCTACTAGCCAGTGGCGCCTGTCAACGTTGTGTGTTAATGTAATGGGAGTTACAAAaacaagtattttgtacctgtacgACCCCTGACTTCCTGCAAACCGGCATCACGGTCACGTACAAGGTTGAATCAAGGTTGGGTCAGCAAAGcaaggaaacaaaagaaaacaaagcaattGGCAAAACAgcgaaagaaaaagaaatgatttgAAAGTAGCCTGGAATGTTTTACGGCAACTTGAGGCATTACAAATTTCTGCTCTTAAAGCATAACACGGAATATGACATATTTTGTAAACTTGCCCCAATGGAGGCTCACCTGAATTTACATAAATGGCCAAGATGTTAACAATGCGTTTCAAGAAACAGCTTCGTGGAATAACTTTGAGTAACTTTCAATTTGTGGCCTGCCAATTCTTAAAACGTACCAATAAACTACTGTACTTTCGTACCACCGAAGGCTTAAAACGATCACTCAGGTGTGATTGTACATAAACCATTTTATACTCTTCAAAATTACGAAAGGTCTGATTTCTGATTTTGTTTACATATAAACATCCAACACAAAACATTCAATATAGCAATAAATGAATCATCTAAACATGTTGAAAAGGCACCTACCATGACAGGAAGACCAGTGCAATGCACAGCCAGAAGAGCCACGGCGAAAATTGTCCAGATGCCCATGATTGTCGTTACAGTCGACCTCAGGATACGGCGTTTTTCTGGAACGAAGTGGCTCTATCTAGCAGGCCTTTTATACCCTGTGCtcatgtataaaacccttgATAGTGTACATAAAGATAAGCCTTGAGAGATGGTGTAGGAAATTACCGCGATCGTTTACCAAGAAagagtgtttttgttgttttaagtttattgcaaacAGATACTCTGAAGTGCTGTTTTCCCAGGATCTGTCCCTAGATAACCTACAATATAAAACACAAGTACACTCATGTAGCGTGAGTTCCACAATATAACATAAGCACACTCACGTAGTGTGAGTAGATTCCACAATGATCAATACATGATATGTTGCCAGAACGTTACTGAAATGTACTGTATCAGATCCAACTCAATTGGCTTTTATATTCAATCCTAGAagatgtttttatttcttgGCTTGGCATCGGTAGGTCACACTTGGCGTGGTCCTGAAATACACCAGTCAGAAAGAAATTTCTCAATAATACTCCAATGTTTtacgggtctaccgaaagtgcaaaaaggaacgaaaaggtaCGAAAAGgcacgaaaaggaacgaaagggaacaaaaaggagcgaaaaggacgACAAGGAACGAAAGAGAACAAAAacgaacgaaaaggaaagtaccgagagtgcaaaaggaacaaaaaggaacCAACTGTGAAACAAACTGAAATAAAATCCATGGGAATGTAAGACGACGGTACTGTGGGTGCCAAAAGTGTTTGCGTGGCCAGATTAATCTCTCGATCTCGTTGATCTGTatttatctactagtatttccGCGCGCGTACACGTGCACTTTCCCGCCAGTTCGCCGACATGCTATCCATGTAAACAACATTCACCCAATCAGAGTTTCCGGGCAATCAGGGCAAACTGCCTGTTAGTTTGTCATCGTTCCTTTTTATCTCCAACCGGAACCTACTAGAAGTCAATGAGAAGGCTGTGGAAcgttataaccacattaacaggtatatgaacatagatatgcatggTCTTATCTTGGTCTCATCAACTTTGCAACGTCCATTATTCTATGGAACCATTTGGGCTTTAGgcatttcgtggaacaagccgaaaaatgcaaaaataaaacacgtttcatataCATTTGCCACTAACAGTACCGTTTCCTTATattatattcccatcgattttatttcactttgcttcaaTCTTCTTCCTTTTCGCACTTGCGGTACTTTCCCTTTgattccttttcgttcctatccgttccttttcgttccatTTTGCTCcctttcgctccttttcgttccctttcgcactttcggtacccCGGTTAAGCTGATGACTGTAAGAGCCATTTGCAAGGTTCTCACACATATGGTACTTGAAGATGTGGCGCGCTCAAAACAAGTGGTCGTTATCAGGACTTGAAGAGGCCATTGCTTGAGCAAACAAAACACTTTCCCTTGGCAGAATCGACCACTGTAAATAAAAGAAATCTACAGCTTTCAGAAAAGCATGACCATGCTTAAGTAATATAACCAGTTATATAACGGCGTCAGATACCTGTTCCCTCATCATCACATAATGGTTCGAGCTACCAGTGCATGTTcattatcttcaagcagataaaGGAGAAGATCATAAAAAAGTAAAACCATCATGTTGAAATcagataaaatcattttattatCTTATTACAATAACAGTATTTTTGAGGTACAGGATTTCTGAAAGGACGAACTCACATCGACCGTTTTATGATCACAAAGATACAAACAGTTAGTTGTTGGACAACCCAGTACGATGATCCCAGCAAACGTATTGACTAGAAAATGCCACATACCCAGGAAAACATCATGTGGCAGTCCCTCTCAATTAGGAGTTAGACTCATTGGCGCATGAGTTGCGTAAGACTACCCGTAATGCAACATTGCATTAGTATACGTAATGAATGGTTATGATCAAAATAGTATGACAACTGCAAAGTGGCTTACAAAAAGGAACAATGGCACATCGAGGCGGGGTAAAGCAACTTATttcaagcaagcaagcaaacaaacaaacaaacaagtaaacaaatagaCTGAGGTATTTCTTGATTACCTTTTGATGTTAACAGTACATTGGCGCCACACATGAATACAACACCTACAATCTTATAAAATCTGTCTTTCTAGAAATGTGGCGATAATCATAAACCAAGTATTTTATGTACACATCTGTCGAGCTGACGACCTTTCCTGGTATCACCACCGCAGTGAGTAGGTCGTGGCAGCCAACAGGGACACGAGCAGGGCCCAGGACACGGTCGGGACACCGGAACCGGAAACTGCAGAGATAGGGAACATGGGAAAATTTATATGGTTTTATAGTTGGATAACTCCGTCATATACGCTCCCCCATTGTATACTCTACATAGATGATGTAAACGTGATGATTACCCTGAATTATATCCATCTATCGGCaatgaaggttaggcatcctggtaataagatacgtcaaacagcagttactcaagcagttccaaaatcatatccagttgcttgagtaactgcttgttGGATTATATCTATCtacatatctatctatctacataTCTATCTATCGCATGAAAAACATTATCTAAAACACTACTTATGAATATCATAACAACGATGTGTGGCATTGGCTATTCAAACAAAGGAGAAGCTATAATCATTCAAACATCATATCTCGGACTTTAAGAATTTCTGACATGACGAATGCCTACCACAGCGAGCTATGCAGATCTCATTGGCTGAGACGATGGGCGTGGCCTCGTGCTTGGTGATTGACAGGTCGCCCTGATTGAAGGTTCCGCCTTGCGCGAAGAACATGTGGAGACAGTTGTCGGCAAAGGACAGATCAGAGTCGTCACCTGATggcaagaaaaagaaatgattgTAATTGTCTTGATATGAAAGATGAAGACAAGACAAATGTAGGTACGCTTCACATAAATATAGCACTATCGGGACATAGATATTTTCAGGTCTATGATACGAAGACCTTCAGACCAATGCTAACTTTCCAAAATTTTCAAATGCAAGTTGACAAAAATAAGGCCTAGCACTAAAACAATTGAACAAAATAGCACAAAAAGCTGTCTGTGAGGATAGTGCTGCACCTGTTGCCCGTGCACGTGTAAACTTGATGCGGAGGACCCCGTCTATGTACGATCCTTCCTTCCCTTCCAGGTCGTCAGAGTCATCCACACCGACACCTGTGGTGGACTTGGCAGACAGCCATCTGCACATGGTAAGAAAAGAAACAAGCGTAAGCTCACTTTTATCTAGGATGTGATGTAGGagacaaaaatagaaatgaaacGCCTGGGACGTTTCAGAAGGTACGAGTATGGAAAATGTATACAAGGGTGTACAAGGCACATAAGCTGAACTAAAAACGATGTCCTCACTGTACTCCAAGAGGTACCAATTTGCTCTCTGGTCATAAAAAAAATCGAAGACAATTATCTTGCTTTTCTTCTGGTTGTGCCCCCATGGCTGATTTATTACTGGTATGGCTTTTTCTATGATATAGCATTTTCTTCGTCACCTGTCCGTGATGGTCACAGTCCCATCGTCGTTCCACCATCCCACCACTGCATCAGCGTCGGTCTAGCAATCAAACGAGAAAATAATTCACATGAAGGCCAAAGGCAACATTATATGATATAAATCTATATTGACTATAAACTATCATTCTTAATTTAACAGACTGAGTACGTTCATAAGAAGGAATGTAACAAAGCAAGAGCACAAGACATAGAAGGGTCACAAGAGCCTACCATTGACTGGTCTGTGGAGAAGCCCAGCCCGATCCATCGGTCGCTGGTCTGTCTGCCCATCACGTCGAACATGATCTTGTCTGTGGTCTCGTCGTACCACCAGCTGGCGGAGTAGTCACAGGCCGTGCCCTGGCAGCCGTCAGGGCTGCTGTAACTACCCAGGCACTCTGTGGAGCCCGAGGGGCTGTCGGGGTTCTCTAGAATGAATGGAGACAGTGTGGTATGTGATCCACTGTTCCAGTCAGCCTGAAAATTTTTTCTATCTCCtgaattttgaatggaaatcttgTCGAAGGCGTGAAGATCCAAAGGGGTTCGGGGACATGCTCCCcaggaaaattgtgaaatcttgaccctctaaaatacTTTTTCGTTTATTTTGAGGGAAAATATTGCGGGTAGACTCGGTTTGGTTTAATCCATATTTTTACATGCTCGATGGCGGANNNNNNNNNNNNNNNNNNNNNNNNNNNNNNNNNNNNNNNNNNNNNNNNNNNNNNNNNNNNNNNNNNNNNNNNNNNNNNNNNNNNNNNNNNNNNNNNNNNNNNNNNNNNNNNNNNNNNNNNNNNNNNNNNNNNNNNNNNNNNNNNNNNNNNNNNNNNNNNNNNNNNNNNNNNNNNNNNNNNNNNNNNNNNNNNNNNNNNNNNNNNNNNNNNNNNNNNNNNCTAGGTTACGTTGATGCACTGAGACACGCAAGATAAAAGTTACTCACGCAGCAGGATAGATTTTTCTTTAACGTTTTTCAATACCCCCATCTACAAAAAGAAGGTATCAAAATGTTTAAGTTGGGTCTATCTCGTCGGCTTATGCTCTGTTCATTTTGATGGCTGCTTCAAACTAACTCAAACTCAGGGAAGCACGGCACATACACGTCACGTACATTAACGTTAGCCATCATGACTTTACTCAGCTGAGTATCGTTGCGGTCACCCTACCCTAACTATGGGACATATAACACAGGACTGCGTATTGGGTCCCAACATCTCCAGCCGAGACATGCTAGACGCGAACGAGAGGGCattggctgcagtactggcacggaacgatatgatgatgatcatgaatTTATTAAGGGATTTTAAAGGTTTCGTGACCCACCGTGGAGCTTCTTCCTGAACCTGGCCGTGATGACACCGTTCTCCTCCCTGGCGATGGCGGCGGTGAGGCTGTCCCCTCCGCCGCTGCCGTACCACCTGTCCCGGCGGGGCGTGGAGCGGTCCCGCGTGTAGCAGTCATCCACCCGGTACAGGTCCCCGCGGGTCACCACGATCACCATGTCCGTACAGTCCATGGCGTGGAGGGAACCGCCGCCTGTAGATCATGTAGGGAAAATGTGTTGGTGGTGTGAATTGCTTGACATGTTTTAAAAGTGTCTGACATGCATCATGTAGACATTGCGCACAGTTAAACAATACAATCGCATTCACAATATaaatcaattttcaaaaaagaaagCATGGATTTATTTCAGGATCGAATATCTTGTGCATAAAATCTGAACAGTTCCTTTCCTTACTATTATCTGGCCCTTTACTTGATTTCTGAAGGTGTAGATAAAACACAACATACGGAAGCAGAAAAATCTGCAGAGCTTAACAAGTACTTTACAAGTTTACAAGAACGGTATACCGGTACCGCTTTCCGGCTCTCCCTCCGGTTCTGCTTCAGCAGTGCCTTCCGGTTCACTTTCCGGTTCCGCCGTGCCTTCCGGTTCCGCTGTGCCTTCCGGTTCCGCCGTTCCTTCCGGTTCCGCCGTGCCTTCCGGTTCCGCTGTACCCTCCGGTTCGCTTTCCGGTTCACTTTCCGGCTCAGGCGTTACGCACTGGTCCGGAACGATGGACTCAGCCTCGGGTTCCGGCTCGGACGTAGCCTGCCGAGTGTACCGCCGAATACTGCGTGCAGACCGCTGGCTCTGTCGTGAGGAAATAACAATGTTGGTTGAATGAATGAT
The sequence above is drawn from the Branchiostoma floridae strain S238N-H82 chromosome 4, Bfl_VNyyK, whole genome shotgun sequence genome and encodes:
- the LOC118414260 gene encoding tolloid-like protein 1 yields the protein MDKILSANSDTNMFEGDIPQTATSRNGIRDVSKVWASRVIPYELKAGDFSSSEQSVIQQAMNEYEVRTCISFVPRTTETDYLYVQKGSGCWSYVGVQGGRQDLSLGNGCVYIGIAIHEFMHAAGFWHEQSRFDRDDWVIIQWENIQEGKEHNFNRYSEVDVSGLGVDYDYGSVMHYSATAFSSNGSPTIVARVSGAPSLGQRSGFSDTDVAKLNTLYSCHMPVGWSDWTEWSPCDDTCTKTRQRFCSDPNGCTGHSVETQDCPWPCQVGIHPDCGQYYFGGAFGEITSPMYPGNYLDAATCRYLVNATAGSTVTISFQTFDVESHTSCGYDVMRVYDGEDTSSPVLASMCGSTRPAPITSSGDRLMIEFVSDASVNGQGYVIQYTTVPTAFSCSFDADLCGFTQDGDDQFDWTRQTGTTPSSSTGPTTDVSGSGHYMFIETSGSRTQGDAARLRTPTQSASPAGYCLQFKYHMYGTDIDTLNVYVTDGNSILGTPNFSVTGDQGNNWLSGQLTIPGDADFQVVFEAIRGASWRGDIAIDDVLMFEGVCA
- the LOC118413554 gene encoding uncharacterized protein LOC118413554 — protein: MAAAVRTLVVLAWLVVTAHGHVRLTFPPARWFDFDFLDNVHGSQGPCGMASSDPPEITYLPLNTDVVVEWHEAYVHTGGFKIELLTSEDDQSPTLLTPDDGNGYTGADDATRQNYTVQISTECVNCTLRLTRQAAEWTTAGGDDYVFYSCSDVTVDDAATIFDGDKCNAARCSGHGTCSDDGSTCTCDHLYTGDRCQFRDGCETDADCGDHAVCVKVSMTNYPMNRCFCEAGWFGETCSSSSDITTTDMDTSDYFHRELTDGFDLYWKIMQSSGEIEVMLQTEGMGWVAVGWRPSGLTSTCRDFPVNYAGYEGVKPAREEEEEPFVTSQRSARSIRRYTRQATSEPEPEAESIVPDQCVTPEPESEPESEPEGTAEPEGTAEPEGTAEPEGTAEPEGTAEPESEPEGTAEAEPEGEPESGTGGGSLHAMDCTDMVIVVTRGDLYRVDDCYTRDRSTPRRDRWYGSGGGDSLTAAIAREENGVITARFRKKLHENPDSPSGSTECLGSYSSPDGCQGTACDYSASWWYDETTDKIMFDVMGRQTSDRWIGLGFSTDQSMTDADAVVGWWNDDGTVTITDRWLSAKSTTGVGVDDSDDLEGKEGSYIDGVLRIKFTRARATGDDSDLSFADNCLHMFFAQGGTFNQGDLSITKHEATPIVSANEICIARCVSGSGVPTVSWALLVSLLAATTYSLRW